Proteins encoded together in one Pantoea sp. CCBC3-3-1 window:
- the guaB gene encoding IMP dehydrogenase — MLRIAKEALTFDDVLLVPAHSTVLPNTADLSTQLTKTIRLNIPMLSAAMDTVTEAGLAIALAQEGGLGFIHKNMSIERQAEEVRKVKKHESGVVTDPQTVLPTTALSEVRKLTERNGFAGYPVVNGENELVGIITGRDVRFVTDMSLPVSAVMTPKERLVTVREGEAREVVLQKMHEKRIEKALVVDDSFHLLGMITVKDFQKAERKPNACKDQEGRLRVGAAVGAGAGNEERVDALVAAGVDVLLIDSSHGHSEGVLQRIRATRAKYPDLQIVGGNVATGAGALALVEAGVSAVKVGIGPGSICTTRIVTGVGVPQITAVSDAVAALEGTGIPVIADGGIRFSGDIAKAIAAGASAVMVGSMLAGTDESPGEIELYQGRSFKSYRGMGSLGAMSKGSSDRYFQTDNAADKLVPEGIEGRVAYKGFLKAIVHQQMGGLRSCMGLTGCATIDDLRTKAEFVRISGAGITESHVHDVTITKESPNYRMGS; from the coding sequence ATGCTAAGAATCGCTAAAGAAGCCCTGACATTTGACGACGTTCTGCTCGTTCCCGCTCATTCGACTGTATTACCTAACACGGCCGACCTCAGCACCCAGCTCACCAAAACCATCCGTCTGAATATCCCTATGCTCTCCGCAGCCATGGATACCGTCACCGAAGCGGGCCTCGCGATTGCGCTGGCACAGGAAGGTGGTCTGGGCTTTATTCATAAAAACATGTCCATCGAGCGCCAGGCGGAAGAAGTTCGCAAGGTGAAGAAACACGAAAGCGGCGTTGTCACCGATCCGCAGACCGTGCTGCCAACGACCGCACTGAGCGAAGTCCGCAAGCTGACCGAGCGTAACGGCTTTGCCGGTTATCCGGTGGTGAACGGCGAAAACGAGCTGGTGGGCATCATCACCGGTCGTGACGTGCGCTTTGTTACCGATATGAGCCTGCCGGTCTCTGCGGTCATGACGCCGAAAGAGCGTCTGGTGACGGTTCGCGAAGGCGAAGCGCGTGAAGTCGTGCTGCAAAAGATGCACGAAAAACGCATCGAGAAAGCGCTGGTAGTGGATGACAGCTTCCATCTGCTGGGCATGATCACCGTAAAAGATTTCCAGAAAGCCGAACGTAAACCGAACGCCTGTAAAGATCAGGAAGGCCGCCTGCGCGTTGGTGCAGCGGTAGGCGCAGGTGCAGGCAACGAAGAGCGCGTTGATGCGCTGGTTGCGGCAGGCGTTGACGTGCTGCTGATTGACTCCTCTCATGGTCATTCTGAAGGCGTTCTGCAACGCATTCGTGCTACCCGTGCTAAATATCCTGACCTGCAAATCGTGGGCGGTAACGTTGCGACCGGCGCTGGCGCACTGGCGCTGGTGGAAGCGGGCGTGAGCGCGGTAAAAGTGGGTATTGGCCCAGGCTCAATCTGTACCACTCGCATTGTCACCGGCGTGGGCGTTCCGCAGATCACCGCGGTTTCCGACGCGGTTGCCGCGCTGGAAGGCACCGGGATTCCTGTTATCGCCGATGGCGGTATCCGCTTCTCTGGCGACATCGCTAAAGCTATCGCGGCTGGCGCAAGCGCGGTCATGGTTGGCTCTATGCTGGCAGGAACGGATGAATCTCCGGGCGAAATCGAACTGTACCAGGGGCGTTCATTCAAGTCCTATCGCGGTATGGGTTCACTGGGCGCGATGTCTAAAGGCTCTTCAGACCGCTACTTCCAGACCGATAACGCCGCCGACAAACTGGTGCCGGAAGGTATCGAAGGCCGTGTGGCTTATAAAGGCTTCCTGAAAGCTATCGTGCATCAGCAAATGGGCGGCCTGCGTTCCTGTATGGGTCTGACCGGCTGTGCGACTATCGACGACCTGCGCACCAAAGCGGAATTTGTTCGCATCAGCGGCGCCGGTATCACCGAAAGCCACGTGCACGACGTGACCATCACCAAAGAGTCACCGAACTACCGCATGGGTTCCTGA
- the guaA gene encoding glutamine-hydrolyzing GMP synthase — MTTENIHKHRILILDFGSQYTQLVARRVRELGVYCELWAWDVTEEQIRQFNPNGIILSGGPESTTEHDSPRAPDYVFTAGVPVLGVCYGMQTMAMQLGGKVEGSNEREFGYAQVEVQTNSALIRDIEDAIGAAGKPLLDVWMSHGDKVTAIPADFVTVASTDSCPFAIMANEEKRFYGVQFHPEVTHTRQGLRMLERFVLDICQCEALWTPAKIIEDAVERLRVQVGNDKVILGLSGGVDSSVTAMLLHRAIGDRLTCVFVDNGLLRLNEAEQVMEMFGDHFGLNIIHVEGEKRFLDALAGTDEPEAKRKIIGRVFVEVFDEEALKLEDVKWLAQGTIYPDVIESAASATGKAHVIKSHHNVGGLPKEMKMGLVEPLRELFKDEVRKIGLELGLPHAMLFRHPFPGPGLGVRVLGEVKKEYCDLLRRADAIFIEELHKADLYNKVSQAFTVFLPVRSVGVMGDGRKYDWVVSLRAVETIDFMTAHWAHLPYEFLGRVSNRIINEIDGISRVVYDISGKPPATIEWE, encoded by the coding sequence ATGACGACGGAAAACATTCATAAACATCGCATACTGATCCTTGATTTCGGCTCGCAGTATACGCAGCTGGTTGCACGCCGCGTGCGTGAACTGGGCGTCTACTGTGAACTGTGGGCGTGGGACGTTACCGAAGAACAGATCCGCCAGTTCAACCCGAACGGCATCATTCTTTCCGGCGGCCCGGAAAGCACCACCGAACACGACAGCCCGCGCGCGCCAGATTATGTGTTTACCGCAGGCGTGCCGGTTCTGGGCGTCTGCTACGGCATGCAGACGATGGCGATGCAGCTGGGCGGCAAGGTTGAAGGTTCTAACGAACGTGAATTTGGCTATGCGCAGGTTGAAGTACAGACTAACAGCGCGCTGATCCGTGACATCGAAGATGCGATCGGCGCAGCGGGTAAACCGCTGCTGGACGTCTGGATGAGCCATGGCGACAAAGTGACCGCGATCCCTGCTGACTTCGTTACCGTTGCCAGCACCGACAGCTGCCCGTTTGCCATTATGGCCAACGAAGAGAAGCGTTTCTACGGCGTGCAGTTCCACCCGGAAGTGACGCATACCCGTCAGGGCCTGCGCATGCTGGAACGTTTCGTGCTGGATATCTGCCAGTGTGAAGCCCTGTGGACCCCGGCTAAAATCATTGAGGATGCCGTTGAACGTCTGCGCGTGCAGGTGGGTAACGATAAAGTGATCCTTGGCCTCTCTGGCGGCGTGGACTCTTCCGTGACCGCGATGCTGCTGCACCGTGCGATTGGCGACCGTCTGACCTGCGTATTCGTGGATAACGGCCTGCTGCGTCTCAACGAAGCGGAGCAGGTGATGGAGATGTTTGGCGATCATTTCGGCCTGAACATCATCCACGTGGAGGGCGAAAAACGCTTCCTCGACGCGCTCGCAGGAACCGATGAGCCGGAAGCCAAGCGTAAGATTATTGGCCGCGTCTTTGTTGAAGTCTTCGATGAAGAAGCGCTGAAGCTGGAAGACGTGAAATGGCTGGCGCAGGGCACTATCTATCCTGACGTAATTGAATCTGCTGCTTCTGCTACCGGCAAAGCGCACGTCATCAAATCTCACCACAACGTGGGCGGCCTGCCGAAAGAGATGAAGATGGGGCTGGTTGAGCCTCTGCGCGAGCTGTTTAAAGATGAAGTGCGCAAAATCGGTCTGGAGCTGGGCCTGCCGCACGCGATGCTGTTCCGCCATCCATTCCCGGGTCCGGGTCTGGGCGTTCGCGTGCTGGGCGAAGTGAAGAAAGAGTACTGCGACCTGCTGCGTCGTGCCGATGCCATCTTCATTGAAGAACTGCATAAAGCCGACCTGTATAACAAAGTCAGCCAGGCCTTTACCGTATTCCTGCCGGTTCGTTCCGTGGGCGTAATGGGCGACGGCCGTAAATATGACTGGGTTGTTTCGCTGCGCGCGGTAGAAACCATCGACTTTATGACCGCACACTGGGCGCATCTGCCGTATGAGTTCCTCGGCCGCGTTTCTAACCGCATCATCAATGAAATCGACGGTATTTCCCGCGTGGTTTACGATATCTCTGGTAAGCCACCGGCCACGATTGAGTGGGAATGA
- the xseA gene encoding exodeoxyribonuclease VII large subunit: MSLPPTANIFTVSRLNTTVRKLLEMEMGQVWLSAEISNFSQPSSGHWYFTLKDDGAQVRCAMFRNSNRRATFRPQNGQQVLVRATITLYEPRGDYQLIAESMHPAGDGLLQQQFEQLKQKLMSEGLFEQIHKQPLPDPARQVGVITSSTGAALHDVLRVLHRRDPSLPVIIYPTPVQGAEAPASIVRAIELANSRAECDVLIVGRGGGSLEDLWSFNDERVARAIFASRIPIVSAVGHETDVTIADFVADLRAPTPSAAAELVSRNQIELLRQLQSQQTRLEMAMDYYLAQQNRTFTRLHHRLQQQHPQLRLARQQTALMKLQRRLDDAMQIRLRQATRRQERVEQRLVAYQPAGRIHRAQQQLQNGQFRLQQAMQQQLNEGKQQFGKQVAQLEGVSPLATLARGFSVTTAPDGKVVKKTRQLHTGDKLKTRLDDGWVESEVTAIEPLRKRKSR, encoded by the coding sequence ATGTCGCTACCGCCAACCGCCAATATTTTTACCGTCAGCCGTCTCAATACGACAGTGCGTAAGCTGCTGGAGATGGAAATGGGCCAGGTCTGGCTGAGCGCTGAGATCTCCAACTTTTCTCAGCCCTCCTCCGGTCACTGGTACTTCACGCTGAAAGATGATGGCGCGCAGGTTCGCTGCGCCATGTTTCGCAACAGCAACCGGCGGGCCACGTTTCGGCCGCAAAATGGCCAACAGGTACTGGTCAGGGCCACCATCACGCTTTACGAGCCGCGTGGCGATTACCAGCTGATTGCAGAGAGCATGCACCCTGCTGGCGACGGCCTTTTGCAACAGCAGTTCGAACAGCTGAAGCAGAAACTGATGAGTGAAGGGTTATTTGAACAAATTCATAAGCAGCCGCTGCCCGATCCCGCGCGACAGGTCGGCGTGATCACCTCCTCAACGGGCGCGGCGCTGCACGATGTTTTACGTGTACTCCATCGTCGCGACCCTTCGTTGCCCGTCATCATCTATCCTACACCGGTACAGGGCGCTGAAGCGCCAGCCAGCATTGTTCGGGCAATCGAGCTGGCGAACAGCCGCGCCGAGTGTGACGTGCTGATTGTTGGCCGTGGCGGCGGCTCGCTGGAAGATCTCTGGAGCTTTAACGACGAGCGCGTCGCCCGCGCTATTTTTGCCAGCCGCATCCCGATTGTCAGCGCCGTTGGCCATGAAACGGACGTGACGATTGCCGATTTTGTTGCCGATCTGCGTGCGCCGACCCCTTCCGCTGCGGCGGAACTGGTCAGCCGCAATCAGATTGAACTGCTGCGTCAGCTTCAGTCACAGCAAACGCGGCTGGAAATGGCGATGGATTATTATCTCGCCCAGCAAAACCGAACGTTCACCCGTCTGCATCATCGGTTGCAGCAGCAGCACCCACAGCTGCGGCTGGCCCGTCAGCAGACGGCCCTGATGAAGCTCCAGCGCCGTCTCGACGATGCCATGCAAATCCGTCTGCGTCAGGCAACACGACGTCAGGAGCGCGTTGAACAGCGTCTGGTCGCTTATCAGCCCGCCGGGCGTATTCATCGCGCGCAGCAACAGCTGCAAAACGGGCAGTTCAGGCTACAGCAGGCGATGCAGCAACAGCTTAACGAAGGCAAACAGCAGTTCGGTAAACAGGTCGCGCAGCTTGAAGGCGTCAGTCCGCTGGCCACGCTGGCTCGCGGATTCAGCGTTACGACAGCGCCTGACGGCAAAGTGGTGAAGAAAACCCGCCAGCTGCACACCGGCGATAAGCTAAAAACCCGCCTTGACGATGGCTGGGTCGAAAGCGAAGTCACGGCCATTGAACCGTTAAGGAAACGTAAATCTCGCTAA